The DNA region GCCGCCCGGTCGGCGCCCTTCATGAACGCGCTCACCGAACTGCCGGCCACCGCGGAGGTCCTCGTGCACGGCCCGAAGAAGACCTCCGTCCGCACCTCCGAGGGCCTCCAGGTCGACCTGCGGGTGGTGCGGCCGGCCTCGTGGGGCGCCGCCCTGCAGTACTTCACCGGTTCGAAGGCGCACAACATCCACACCCGTACGCTCGCCGTCCGCGCGGGCCTGAAACTCTCCGAGTACGGCCTGTTCGAGACGGAGAGCGGCGAACGGGTCGCCTCGCGGACCGAGGCGGAGGTGTACGAGCGGCTCGGCCTGCCGTGGATCCCGCCCACCCTGCGCGAGGACCGCGGGGAGATCGAGGCCGGCCTGCGCGGCGAGCTCCCCGCGGTGGTGACGGAGGACGACATCAGGGGCGACCTGCACACCCACACCGACCTCACCGACGGCCTCGCCCCGCTGGAGGACATGGTGACGGCGGCCGCCGCACGCGGCTACGCGTACTACGCGGTCACCGACCACGCCCCCGACATGTCCATGCAGCTCATGACCGACGACAAGATCCTCGCCCAGCGCGAGCGGGTGCGCGAACTGGACGGCAGGCACCACCGGATGAGGCTCCTGCACGGCACCGAGCTCAACATCGGGCCGGAAGGTGACGTGGACTGGCCCGACGACTTCCTCCGGGACTTCGACCTCTGCGTGGCCTCGGTGCACTCCCACTTCGGGCTCGGGCGGGACGCGATGACCCGGCGGATCGTCCGTGCCTGTGAGAACCCGTACGTCAACGTCATCGGCCATCCCACCACCCGGCTGATCGGCAGACGACCCGGGATCGACGCGGACTTCGACGAGGTGTTCGCCGTCTGCGCCCGCACCGGCACCGCCCTGGAGATCAACGCCCAGCCCGACCGCCTCGACCTCGGCGACGAGGACATCCTGCGGGCCAAGGAGTACGGGGTGAAGTTCGCCGTCGACACCGACGCCCACTCGATCCCGCAGCTCGCACACCTCCGCTACGGCGTCGGCACGGCGCAGCGTGGATGGCTCACCACCGACGACGTGATCAACACCTGGCCGCTGCGGCGGCTGCGCAGCTTCCTCCGCAAGGAACGGGCGGGCCGGCCGGCCTGAGCGGGCCCTCACACGTCGAGCGTCACCGAACAGGTCCAGCCGCCCGGTCCCCGGGTCATCACGGTCTCGTGCAGTGTGACGGCCTTCGGCGCGGCGCCCGTCACCGGAAGCGTCCCGGCGTCAGCTGTCCACAGGACGCCCCGCACGCCTCCGTCCACGGGGACGAGTTCCACCTCGACCGGGACCTCGCCCTCCGTGTCCAGCCGGTACACCACCTCGTCGAGCAGAGCGACCAGGACGTCCTCGTCCCGGTCCGCCCGTACCTCCACGTCCCGCCTGTGGACCCCCGCCGCCCCCGTCAGATCCAGGAACGAGGCGCAGACGCCCCGTACGGCCTGGGCGAGGCATTCCTCCCGGGTGGGAGCCCATGCCTCCACCCGCAGGTCCGCCGTGTGCGGCACGCCGCGGTGCCCGCTGCGGCCCGCCGAAGGGTCCGGTCCCACGGACTCTCTCCCTCCTGCCATCGCCGTGACAGCGCCTGCGCACCCCGCATCCCCCATTCTGCCGCGGGACGCGTGCGGCCGGGCGGGCCCCTTCTCGGGGCCCGCCCGGCCGGTTCGTACGCGGAGCGGGTGCTCTTCGCGGGGCGGCGGTTGTTATTCGAGCAGTTCCGCGTACGAGCCCATGGCCAGGGCGATGTCCGCCTGGGCCCAGAACCGGTGGTAGGTGAAGACGGGGGCGGCGCCGCCCGCCAGGTAGGCCTCGATCTTCGGCCAGGCCGGGTCGTTCTTGTAGAAGGAGCGGATGGAGGCGAAGGTGGCGGCGGAGTTCACGGCGTCGCCGTTGGGCATGGTGCCGGTCCAGCCGCTGGGGACGTAGACCGGGTCGTCGAAGCGGTTGTAGTCGGCGCGGGTCTCCGGGACGGCGATGCCGAGCGGGTCCTGGTAGTGGGTCCACATGCCGTCGAGGAGGGCCTTGGCGACCCGCTTGGCCTCGGTGTGGCCGGACTTGGCCGCGTAGTAGGTGAGGGTCTTGGCGTAGGCGGCGGCCACGCCGACGTCGTCGGTGTAGTCGGCGACGGTGACGTGCAGGCCGGCGTTGGCGCCGGGGCTCGCCGCGTTCCAGGTGTCGGGTGCGCCCGACCACTGGAGGGTGGAGGGGACGCGGTAGGTGCCGTCGGGGTTGATCGTGGTCTTGGACAGCGCCCAGGCGACCCACTTGTCGAGGACGGTCTTCGCGTCGGTGTCACCGGTCTGCTGGTAGTACTCGGCGACGCGCTCCATCGACCAGGCCTGGAAGCCGAACCACTGGTTGGACGGCGGGTCGTGGTAGACGGGCTTCTCGTCGTAGTACAGGCCGTGGAAGGTGGGGGTGCCGGCCGGCGGGGTGGCGTAGCGGCCCTGCCAGCTGTTGGTGGCGCCGCCCGCGATGGCACCCTCGTCGGACTGGAGCCAGCGGTAGAACTCCAGCTGCCGGTCCAGGCTGGTGCCCCAGTCCGTGGCGCCGGTCGCCGACTTCGGCTTCAGCGGGGCGTAGCTGCTCAGCGCGTAGGCGGCGAGCGGGTTCTGGTAGCCGCCGTGGGCGTGGCTGGAGCCGATCCGCCAGGCCCAGCCGGCGTTGGTGTCGGTGGCGCCGCCCCAGGCGTAGTACCAGGACATCAGGTAGTGCGAGCTGTTCTTGCCGCTGCCCGCGGGGCAGGTGGTCGGTCCGACGCAGTCGCCGGCCTTCTTGAAGTACTTGTCGAAGAGCGAGTAGCGCAGGTAGTCGCCCATCTTGGCGGCCTTGCCGACGGTCGTGGCGACCTGGGCGCCCTTGCCCTGCTCCTTGGCCCAGACGTCGGCCCAGTAGACGGCCTGGACGGCCCGGGCGTCGGCGTCGGGGGCGTTGGTGAACTTCCACTGCTTGGCGTAGGAGGAGTCCCCGGTGAACAGGTCCAGGTAGCCGTTCTTGCCGCCGTAGGAGAAGTTGTCGCAGGTGGGGTGGGTCACGGTCTCCCAGACGGACTCCTGCGGTCCGCGCTGGAAGGTGTTGATGTACGAGGGGCCGGTCGCCGTTGGGCCGGTGGAGCACTTCCCGGGCTCGTTGCCGTAGCCGTAGACGTTGTCGACGTCCTGGATCCAGTGCATGCCGTAGATGTCGTCGGTGCCGTACGCGCTCTTCAGCTCGCCCGCGATCGGGTCGGCGCCGGACGTCACCCCGGTGTCGAGCTTCGCCGGGTACTGGGACGGCAGGTCCCACTCGGGTGCGTAGGTGGCGGGCTTGGAGGCGTTGTAGAAGGAGTTGGTGGGCTGGTCGGCGTGGGTGGGGATCATGTACTTCTCGAGGGTGTCCCACGCGCCGTTGAACTTCGACCAGTCGCCGGTGATCTTCCCGTACATGGCCTGGAGCCAGACGAGATAGCTGTACGCCTCCGAGGTCGTCTCGTGGCCGTGGTCGGGGGCCTCGACGATCAGGGTCTCGACGGAGTGGTACGGGATGCCCTCGGGCGAGAAGTAGCCGTTGGCCGGGTTGGTGATCTTCCCGTAGAGGTCGAGGAAGCGGGCCTCGTACGCGGAGCTCGCGGCCAGCTGGGCGACGGTGACCTCGGCCTTGGTGTGGCCGGGGGCGGTCGCGGTGAAGACGGCGGTGCCGGTGCCGGTGGGCGCGGCGGTGACGGTCACCTTCTGGGCGGTGTTCCAGTTCGCCGGGGTGAAGGTGAGGGTGGCCGGGCTGGCGGTGAGGCCGGTGACGCCGGAGGTGCGGGCGACGCTCACGGTGACGTTCGCGGCCGGCTGGGTGGAGAGCTTGAGGTCGAAGGTGCCGGTGCTGCCCTGGCGTACGGACAGCTGGGCGGGGGTGGCGACGAGGGCCGCTCCGGCGGCGACGGTGATGCCGACGGGGGCGGATTCGCCGGTGGCGCCGAGGGA from Streptomyces fradiae includes:
- a CDS encoding glycoside hydrolase family 48 protein → MPPRLRRPRGPRRPVRPLTALAAVLALPAALLAVGPPTAQAADVQCSVDYKTNDWGSGFTAELTLTNRATTALDGWTLGYTYAGDQKLSNGWNGTWSQSGQNITVTNAAWNGTVAAGAAVTTGAQFSYTGSNAAPSSFTVNGTPCTGAHQPPVAVLTSPAPGAVYTQGDPVPLAATAAAADGATVSKVEFYSDTTLLGTDTTAPFTLGATSLAAGTHSLYAKAYDSLGATGESAPVGITVAAGAALVATPAQLSVRQGSTGTFDLKLSTQPAANVTVSVARTSGVTGLTASPATLTFTPANWNTAQKVTVTAAPTGTGTAVFTATAPGHTKAEVTVAQLAASSAYEARFLDLYGKITNPANGYFSPEGIPYHSVETLIVEAPDHGHETTSEAYSYLVWLQAMYGKITGDWSKFNGAWDTLEKYMIPTHADQPTNSFYNASKPATYAPEWDLPSQYPAKLDTGVTSGADPIAGELKSAYGTDDIYGMHWIQDVDNVYGYGNEPGKCSTGPTATGPSYINTFQRGPQESVWETVTHPTCDNFSYGGKNGYLDLFTGDSSYAKQWKFTNAPDADARAVQAVYWADVWAKEQGKGAQVATTVGKAAKMGDYLRYSLFDKYFKKAGDCVGPTTCPAGSGKNSSHYLMSWYYAWGGATDTNAGWAWRIGSSHAHGGYQNPLAAYALSSYAPLKPKSATGATDWGTSLDRQLEFYRWLQSDEGAIAGGATNSWQGRYATPPAGTPTFHGLYYDEKPVYHDPPSNQWFGFQAWSMERVAEYYQQTGDTDAKTVLDKWVAWALSKTTINPDGTYRVPSTLQWSGAPDTWNAASPGANAGLHVTVADYTDDVGVAAAYAKTLTYYAAKSGHTEAKRVAKALLDGMWTHYQDPLGIAVPETRADYNRFDDPVYVPSGWTGTMPNGDAVNSAATFASIRSFYKNDPAWPKIEAYLAGGAAPVFTYHRFWAQADIALAMGSYAELLE
- a CDS encoding archease, which translates into the protein MGPDPSAGRSGHRGVPHTADLRVEAWAPTREECLAQAVRGVCASFLDLTGAAGVHRRDVEVRADRDEDVLVALLDEVVYRLDTEGEVPVEVELVPVDGGVRGVLWTADAGTLPVTGAAPKAVTLHETVMTRGPGGWTCSVTLDV
- the polX gene encoding DNA polymerase/3'-5' exonuclease PolX, whose amino-acid sequence is MARPNEEVEALLQEYADLIAITGGEAFKARAYEKAARAIGGHPTDVSRLDAAGLREIPGVGRSIAEKVVEYFRTGRVETIEERRARIPNGVRRLMAIPTLGPKKALALYEDLRISSVDELADAIKAERLRDLKGFGEKTEANILHGIELMRQAGGRILLSAAMETAEDIVTTLSGIDGCEDCAYAGSLRRMKETVGDLDILVAAARSAPFMNALTELPATAEVLVHGPKKTSVRTSEGLQVDLRVVRPASWGAALQYFTGSKAHNIHTRTLAVRAGLKLSEYGLFETESGERVASRTEAEVYERLGLPWIPPTLREDRGEIEAGLRGELPAVVTEDDIRGDLHTHTDLTDGLAPLEDMVTAAAARGYAYYAVTDHAPDMSMQLMTDDKILAQRERVRELDGRHHRMRLLHGTELNIGPEGDVDWPDDFLRDFDLCVASVHSHFGLGRDAMTRRIVRACENPYVNVIGHPTTRLIGRRPGIDADFDEVFAVCARTGTALEINAQPDRLDLGDEDILRAKEYGVKFAVDTDAHSIPQLAHLRYGVGTAQRGWLTTDDVINTWPLRRLRSFLRKERAGRPA